One Curtobacterium herbarum genomic window carries:
- a CDS encoding aspartate ammonia-lyase encodes MTRDGEEHHVTSAATRTETDSLGSREVPVDSYWGINTLRAMENFPIASVPIAVYPDLVAALVTVKQAAARANRAIGVLDDERADAIDRAAQEVRDGALRDQFVVDVVQGGAGTSTNMNTNEVLANRALELLGRERGDYAYLHPIDHVNRSQSTNDTYPTSIKIAMIYGVRRLADQLEQLSAAFAERGRAFADVLKVGRTQLQDAVPMTLGQEFTGFAHTIQEDVVQLRRVVPLLAEMNLGATAIGTGITADPLYRDEVRRQLQEASGIDVVTAPDLIEATSDAGSFMTLSGTVKRSAAKLSKICNDLRLLASGPQAGLGEITLPPRQAGSSIMPGKVNPVIPEVVNQIAFAVAGADTTVTMAAEGGQLQLNAFEPIIAHSILQSLQWMARGCATLREHCVIGIEANEAKLAAQVDTNVGVVTALTPYIGYAAAASIAHTALTTSTPISTLVIAAGLMDEHQVHRVLSPARLSGIELATGAIPVITEAMLEQGARDAAPRPPQG; translated from the coding sequence GTGACCCGCGACGGAGAGGAACACCACGTGACGAGCGCTGCCACCCGCACCGAGACCGATTCCCTGGGCTCGAGGGAGGTGCCCGTCGACTCGTACTGGGGCATCAACACCCTCCGGGCGATGGAGAACTTCCCGATCGCCTCCGTGCCGATCGCGGTGTACCCGGACCTGGTCGCCGCACTGGTGACGGTGAAGCAGGCCGCTGCCCGGGCGAACCGGGCGATCGGGGTCCTCGACGACGAGCGTGCCGACGCCATCGACCGTGCCGCGCAGGAGGTCCGCGACGGTGCCCTCCGCGACCAGTTCGTCGTCGACGTGGTGCAGGGCGGTGCGGGCACGAGCACGAACATGAACACGAACGAGGTCCTGGCGAACCGGGCTCTCGAGCTCCTCGGCCGCGAGCGGGGCGACTACGCGTACCTGCACCCGATCGACCACGTGAACCGTAGCCAGTCGACGAACGACACGTACCCGACGAGCATCAAGATCGCGATGATCTACGGGGTGCGCCGCCTGGCCGACCAGCTGGAGCAACTCTCCGCCGCGTTCGCCGAGCGGGGCCGGGCGTTCGCGGACGTCCTGAAGGTCGGGCGGACGCAGCTGCAGGACGCGGTGCCGATGACCCTCGGCCAGGAGTTCACGGGCTTCGCGCACACCATCCAGGAGGACGTCGTCCAGCTCCGCCGGGTGGTGCCGCTGCTGGCGGAGATGAACCTCGGCGCGACGGCGATCGGCACGGGCATCACCGCCGACCCGCTCTACCGCGACGAGGTGCGCCGGCAGCTGCAGGAGGCGAGCGGCATCGACGTCGTCACGGCGCCGGACCTGATCGAGGCGACGAGTGACGCCGGTTCGTTCATGACCCTGTCCGGCACGGTGAAGCGCAGCGCCGCGAAGCTGTCGAAGATCTGCAACGACCTGCGGCTGCTGGCGTCGGGGCCGCAGGCGGGCCTCGGCGAGATCACGCTGCCGCCCCGGCAGGCGGGCTCCTCGATCATGCCTGGCAAGGTGAACCCGGTGATCCCGGAGGTCGTGAACCAGATCGCGTTCGCCGTCGCCGGGGCGGACACCACGGTGACGATGGCGGCCGAGGGCGGCCAGCTCCAGCTGAACGCGTTCGAGCCGATCATCGCGCACTCGATCCTGCAGTCGCTGCAGTGGATGGCCCGCGGCTGTGCGACCCTCCGCGAGCACTGCGTCATCGGGATCGAGGCGAACGAGGCCAAGCTCGCCGCCCAGGTCGACACGAACGTCGGCGTCGTCACCGCACTGACGCCGTACATCGGCTACGCGGCGGCGGCGTCGATCGCGCACACGGCGCTGACGACCTCGACGCCGATCTCCACGCTGGTGATCGCGGCGGGTCTGATGGACGAGCACCAGGTGCACCGCGTCCTCAGCCCGGCGCGACTGTCCGGCATCGAGCTGGCCACGGGGGCGATCCCGGTGATCACCGAGGCGATGCTCGAGCAGGGCGCCCGCGACGCGGCCCCGCGTCCGCCGCAGGGCTGA
- a CDS encoding HelD family protein, whose product MSEARVSEPTEIDRERGYVDGLFHRLDELTAEAAQRLAETRRQAVGGNHQSRSERDAFARLYEDTVATLERVGDRLVFGRLEVQDPPADEDAFRYIGRVGLRDADHRPLLLDWRVPGASAFYQATAAHPMGMRARRHLTLEGRTVVGVEDEVFDATLYDDERTHLQGEGALLAAVTAERTGRMTDIVATIQGEQDRIIRSPLEGVLIVQGGPGTGKTAVALHRAAYLLYSYRERLRGSGVLVVGPSPAFLTYIEQVLPSLGETGVVMASLGSLYPGLHTTVHDRRDVAAVKGSGEMADLLRRAVRSRQVVPTESVTLDVEGERLIVPPQLVAEAMRRAQDRGKPHNVARVSFNKNALDAMTRLLADQLRQRGTAVDEADEKVLREDIRSSYDARVLLNTAWLPLPAEKFLEDLYARPNWLASLTPNWSPERRELLRRERGAAFTVEDVPLLDEAAELLGEFDPTGGAAKRQAKASRNRDIENARQAIENMGVEGIVSAEQVAGAFAEAGDPRSTAERAAEDREWTYGHIVVDEAQELSPMQWRILARRNPLRSFTIVGDMAQGSSPGAARTWDDVRGALSRRRRGRAPQVPLDSRLEELTVNYRTPRSIVEAAGAFAAAAGLTVTANEAVRDGDPVERLRVDRADLLDTVVRRVDSERDLIGAGTIGVIVPEADVTAVRERLARTEADVRGLGSPRPGSVTVLTGADAKGLEFDGVLLVDPDRVGADAARAAAAVYVAMTRPTRRLTVIDVA is encoded by the coding sequence GTGTCCGAAGCGCGTGTTTCCGAACCCACCGAGATCGACCGTGAACGCGGCTACGTCGACGGTCTCTTCCACCGACTCGACGAACTAACGGCCGAGGCCGCCCAGCGACTCGCCGAGACCCGCCGACAGGCCGTCGGCGGCAACCACCAGAGCCGCAGCGAGCGCGACGCCTTCGCCCGGCTCTACGAGGACACCGTCGCCACGCTCGAACGCGTCGGCGACCGGCTGGTCTTCGGCCGGCTCGAGGTCCAGGACCCGCCGGCCGACGAGGACGCCTTCCGCTACATCGGTCGCGTGGGCCTCCGCGACGCCGACCACCGGCCGCTGCTGCTCGACTGGCGCGTCCCCGGTGCGAGTGCGTTCTACCAGGCCACCGCGGCGCACCCGATGGGCATGCGCGCCCGCCGGCACCTGACGCTCGAGGGCCGCACGGTCGTCGGGGTCGAGGACGAGGTCTTCGACGCCACCCTCTACGACGACGAGCGCACCCACCTGCAGGGCGAGGGCGCGCTGCTCGCGGCAGTCACCGCCGAGCGGACCGGTCGGATGACCGACATCGTCGCCACCATCCAGGGTGAGCAGGACCGCATCATCCGCTCCCCGCTCGAGGGTGTGCTCATCGTGCAGGGCGGCCCCGGCACCGGCAAGACGGCGGTCGCGCTGCACCGTGCCGCGTACCTGCTCTACTCGTACCGTGAGCGCCTCCGGGGCTCCGGGGTCCTGGTCGTCGGCCCCTCGCCGGCGTTCCTGACCTACATCGAGCAGGTGCTGCCGTCCCTCGGCGAGACCGGCGTCGTGATGGCGTCCCTCGGCTCGCTCTACCCGGGGCTGCACACCACGGTCCACGACCGGCGGGACGTCGCCGCCGTGAAGGGGTCCGGTGAGATGGCCGACCTGCTGCGCCGGGCCGTCCGCTCGCGCCAGGTGGTGCCGACCGAGTCGGTCACGCTCGACGTCGAGGGCGAGCGACTGATCGTCCCGCCGCAGCTCGTGGCCGAGGCGATGCGCCGCGCCCAGGACCGCGGCAAACCGCACAACGTCGCCCGGGTGTCGTTCAACAAGAACGCGCTCGACGCCATGACCCGCCTGCTCGCCGATCAGCTGCGACAGCGTGGCACGGCGGTGGACGAGGCCGACGAGAAGGTCCTGCGCGAGGACATCCGCAGCTCGTACGACGCCCGCGTCCTGCTGAACACCGCGTGGCTGCCGCTGCCGGCCGAGAAGTTCCTCGAGGACCTCTACGCCCGCCCGAACTGGCTGGCGTCGCTGACCCCGAACTGGAGCCCCGAGCGCCGGGAACTGCTCCGCCGCGAGCGTGGCGCCGCCTTCACCGTCGAGGACGTCCCGCTCCTCGACGAGGCAGCCGAGCTCCTCGGCGAGTTCGACCCGACCGGTGGTGCGGCGAAGCGGCAGGCGAAGGCGAGCCGGAACCGCGACATCGAGAACGCCCGGCAGGCCATCGAGAACATGGGTGTCGAGGGCATCGTCAGCGCCGAGCAGGTCGCCGGGGCCTTCGCCGAGGCCGGCGATCCCCGCTCCACGGCCGAGCGCGCCGCCGAGGACCGCGAGTGGACCTACGGGCACATCGTGGTCGACGAGGCGCAGGAGCTCTCGCCGATGCAGTGGCGGATCCTCGCGCGCCGGAACCCGCTGCGGTCCTTCACGATCGTCGGCGACATGGCGCAGGGTTCCTCGCCCGGTGCCGCGCGCACCTGGGACGACGTCCGTGGGGCGCTCTCCCGCCGTCGTCGCGGTCGTGCACCGCAGGTGCCGCTGGACTCCCGGCTGGAGGAGCTGACCGTCAACTACCGCACGCCGCGTTCGATCGTCGAGGCCGCCGGGGCGTTCGCCGCCGCGGCCGGGCTCACGGTGACCGCGAACGAGGCGGTCCGTGACGGTGACCCCGTCGAGCGGCTGCGCGTCGACCGCGCCGACCTGCTCGACACCGTCGTCCGCCGGGTGGACAGCGAGCGGGACCTGATCGGGGCGGGGACGATCGGCGTGATCGTGCCCGAGGCCGACGTCACGGCCGTCCGGGAACGCCTGGCCCGCACCGAGGCGGACGTCCGCGGGCTCGGCTCACCGCGTCCGGGGTCGGTGACGGTGCTGACCGGTGCCGACGCGAAGGGCCTGGAGTTCGACGGCGTGCTGCTCGTCGACCCGGACCGGGTCGGGGCCGACGCGGCCCGCGCGGCTGCGGCGGTCTACGTCGCGATGACCCGCCCCACCCGCCGCCTGACGGTCATCGACGTCGCCTGA
- a CDS encoding aldo/keto reductase, with product MAGVPEVPTLELNDGHRIPALGLGTYSLDGDEGVAAVGAAITSGYRLLDTALNYGNEDAVGEAVRRADVPRDEFVVTSKLPGRHHGYDEAHRSVDETLANLGLDHLDLYLIHWPNPSVGKFVETWKAFVDLRDSGKVRSIGVSNFTPEHLDRIIDATGVAPAVNQVELHPYFPQAELRAVHQRLGIVTESWSPLAKQSELLTEEPVTAAAAAHGVSAGQVVLRWHVQLGAVPVPKSGDADRQRENLDVFGFTLTDDEVQAISALERGRLWDGDPDTHEEM from the coding sequence ATGGCGGGCGTCCCGGAGGTCCCGACCCTCGAGCTGAACGACGGGCACCGGATCCCGGCGCTCGGCCTCGGCACGTACTCGCTCGACGGGGACGAGGGGGTCGCCGCCGTCGGTGCGGCGATCACGAGCGGGTACCGCCTGCTCGACACCGCGCTGAACTACGGCAACGAGGACGCGGTCGGCGAAGCGGTCCGCCGCGCCGACGTGCCGCGTGACGAGTTCGTCGTGACGTCGAAGCTGCCGGGACGCCACCACGGCTACGACGAGGCGCACCGTTCGGTGGACGAGACCCTGGCGAACCTGGGGCTCGACCACCTGGACCTGTACCTGATCCACTGGCCGAACCCGTCCGTCGGCAAGTTCGTGGAGACCTGGAAGGCGTTCGTCGACCTCCGGGACAGCGGCAAGGTCCGCTCGATCGGTGTCTCGAACTTCACGCCGGAGCACCTCGACCGGATCATCGACGCCACCGGGGTCGCCCCGGCCGTCAACCAGGTCGAGCTGCACCCGTACTTCCCGCAGGCCGAGCTCCGCGCCGTGCACCAGCGGCTCGGCATCGTCACCGAGAGCTGGAGCCCGCTCGCGAAGCAGTCCGAGCTCCTCACCGAGGAACCCGTCACTGCCGCGGCCGCCGCGCACGGGGTGTCGGCCGGCCAGGTCGTGCTCCGCTGGCACGTCCAGCTCGGCGCCGTCCCGGTGCCGAAGTCGGGCGACGCGGACCGGCAGCGCGAGAACCTCGACGTGTTCGGCTTCACGCTGACCGACGACGAGGTCCAGGCCATCTCCGCGCTCGAGCGCGGTCGGCTCTGGGACGGCGACCCGGACACGCACGAAGAGATGTAG
- a CDS encoding inorganic phosphate transporter yields the protein MDITLIVVLVIALALFFDFTNGFHDTANAMATPIATGAMKPTVAVSVAAVLNLVGAFLSTAVATSISHGLINEGPGGVAISPEMIFAGLIGAVVWNMITWLRGLPSSSSHALFGGLIGAAIVGAGFDSVNYAALLTVVIIPAFLSPVIAALVSLLATRIAYRITRRPVFPNERGGFRIGQIFTSSMVSLAHGTNDAQKTMGVITLTLIASGAQSADQGVQFWVVVACALAIALGTYTGGWRIIRTLGSGITEIRATQGFAAEASTAATILASSHLGFALSTTQVSSGSIIGAGLGRRGSKIQWSTAGKIVIAWFITLPAAAAVGAVASGIARFGVVGLVIDAVAGGIVVLGLYLWSLRKPHDSAIEIDVAANAVLTRKEQRGLQRKKRAEAVAARRAELSRERTLRRMAGRKGGRR from the coding sequence GTGGACATCACGCTCATAGTCGTCCTGGTCATTGCGTTGGCCCTCTTCTTCGACTTCACAAACGGTTTTCACGACACCGCCAACGCAATGGCGACCCCGATCGCGACCGGCGCCATGAAGCCCACGGTGGCGGTCTCCGTCGCAGCGGTGCTCAACCTCGTCGGGGCGTTCCTCAGCACCGCTGTGGCGACGTCGATCTCGCACGGGCTCATCAACGAGGGACCCGGTGGCGTCGCCATCAGTCCGGAGATGATCTTCGCGGGGCTGATCGGCGCGGTGGTCTGGAACATGATCACGTGGCTGCGCGGCCTGCCGTCGTCGTCCTCGCACGCGCTCTTCGGTGGCCTCATCGGCGCCGCCATCGTCGGTGCCGGCTTCGACTCGGTGAACTACGCGGCGCTGCTGACGGTGGTGATCATCCCCGCCTTCCTGTCGCCGGTGATCGCGGCCCTGGTGTCGCTGCTCGCCACGCGCATCGCCTACCGGATCACCCGTCGCCCGGTGTTCCCGAACGAGCGCGGCGGCTTCCGCATCGGCCAGATCTTCACGTCGTCGATGGTGTCGCTCGCGCACGGCACGAACGACGCGCAGAAGACGATGGGCGTCATCACGCTCACGCTCATCGCGTCCGGTGCCCAGTCGGCGGACCAGGGCGTGCAGTTCTGGGTCGTCGTGGCCTGTGCGCTCGCGATCGCCCTCGGCACCTACACCGGCGGCTGGCGCATCATCCGCACCCTCGGGTCCGGCATCACCGAGATCCGGGCCACGCAGGGCTTCGCCGCCGAGGCCTCGACCGCCGCGACGATCCTCGCCTCGAGCCACCTCGGCTTCGCGCTCTCCACCACCCAGGTGTCCTCCGGCTCGATCATCGGCGCCGGCCTCGGTCGCCGGGGGTCGAAGATCCAGTGGTCGACCGCGGGCAAGATCGTCATCGCCTGGTTCATCACCCTGCCGGCAGCCGCCGCGGTCGGCGCGGTCGCGTCCGGCATCGCCCGCTTCGGCGTGGTCGGACTGGTCATCGACGCCGTCGCCGGCGGGATCGTGGTCCTCGGCCTGTACCTGTGGTCGCTCCGCAAGCCGCACGACTCGGCCATCGAGATCGACGTCGCCGCCAACGCCGTGCTCACCCGCAAGGAGCAGCGCGGTCTGCAGCGCAAGAAGCGTGCCGAGGCCGTCGCCGCCCGCCGCGCCGAACTGAGCCGTGAGCGGACCCTCCGTCGCATGGCCGGACGCAAGGGAGGCCGTCGCTGA
- a CDS encoding FKBP-type peptidyl-prolyl cis-trans isomerase — MTDLNSKPEFDAPEGPAPTDLVISDIVEGDGAVAESGSTVKVHYAGVEYESGEEFDSSWGRGEPIDFPLAALVRGWQEGIPGMKVGGRRKLVVPPELAYGPAGGGHFLSGKTLIFVIDLLGVR; from the coding sequence ATGACTGACCTGAACAGCAAGCCCGAGTTCGACGCTCCCGAGGGCCCGGCCCCCACCGACCTCGTCATCAGCGACATCGTCGAGGGTGACGGCGCCGTCGCCGAGTCCGGCTCGACCGTCAAGGTCCACTACGCCGGCGTCGAGTACGAGTCCGGCGAGGAGTTCGACAGCTCCTGGGGCCGTGGCGAACCGATCGACTTCCCCCTCGCGGCCCTCGTCCGCGGCTGGCAGGAGGGCATCCCCGGCATGAAGGTCGGCGGCCGTCGCAAGCTCGTCGTCCCGCCGGAGCTCGCCTACGGCCCGGCCGGTGGCGGACACTTCCTGTCCGGCAAGACCCTGATCTTCGTCATCGACCTGCTCGGCGTCCGCTGA
- a CDS encoding MFS transporter yields MTPDAPAKPRRSLFADLTPLRRSPAFARLWIGSSIAGIGTMMTSVTVGLEVYEITRSTFMVSLVGVISLVPMILAGLYGGMLADAFDRRTVALVSAVLAWVSTAMIAAHAWLGLDSVALLYVLVTVNAVAGTVIGASRAAIVPRLVGIELLPAASALNSISAGFSVTVGPAVGGVLVAAFGFAPTYTVDVVLFTAAFLGVITLPRMAPEHDALRPGLSSLIEGAKFLRHSRNITMTFVLDIIAMTFGQPRVLFPAIGALVVGGGSITVGALTAAYAIGALLSGIFSGPLGHVRRQGEAVGWAITVYGGAIAAFGVVVACAHLLGGRPSETFSTGILPALVLCALFLAVAGGADNVSSVFRGTILQAAAPDGMRGRLQGIFIVVVTGGPRVGDLYAGLVVAAGFAYPPVIGGVLIIALVALLLRLVPSFRRYDALHPDAN; encoded by the coding sequence GTGACACCAGACGCCCCCGCGAAGCCCCGCCGCTCCCTGTTCGCCGACCTCACCCCGCTCCGCCGCTCCCCCGCCTTCGCCCGGCTCTGGATCGGCAGCTCGATCGCCGGCATCGGCACGATGATGACGAGCGTCACCGTCGGGCTCGAGGTGTACGAGATCACCCGCTCGACCTTCATGGTGTCGCTCGTCGGCGTGATCTCCCTGGTGCCGATGATCCTGGCCGGTCTGTACGGCGGGATGCTCGCGGACGCGTTCGACCGCCGCACCGTCGCCCTCGTCTCGGCCGTCCTGGCGTGGGTGTCGACCGCGATGATCGCCGCGCACGCCTGGCTCGGCCTCGACAGCGTCGCCCTGCTCTACGTCCTGGTCACCGTGAACGCCGTCGCCGGCACCGTCATCGGGGCGTCCCGCGCGGCGATCGTGCCGCGCCTGGTCGGCATCGAGCTGCTGCCCGCGGCGAGCGCCCTCAACAGCATCAGCGCCGGCTTCTCGGTGACGGTCGGACCAGCGGTCGGCGGGGTGCTCGTCGCTGCGTTCGGCTTCGCGCCCACCTACACGGTCGACGTGGTGCTGTTCACCGCGGCGTTCCTCGGGGTGATCACGCTGCCCCGGATGGCACCGGAGCACGACGCGCTGCGCCCCGGGCTGTCGTCGCTGATCGAGGGGGCGAAGTTCCTGCGGCACTCCCGGAACATCACGATGACGTTCGTGCTCGACATCATCGCGATGACGTTCGGGCAGCCCCGCGTGCTGTTCCCCGCCATCGGCGCGCTGGTCGTCGGCGGCGGGTCGATCACCGTCGGCGCACTCACCGCGGCGTACGCGATCGGTGCGCTGCTGTCCGGGATCTTCTCCGGGCCGCTCGGTCACGTGCGACGCCAGGGCGAGGCCGTCGGCTGGGCGATCACGGTCTACGGCGGGGCGATCGCCGCGTTCGGTGTCGTCGTCGCCTGCGCGCACCTCCTGGGCGGGCGTCCGTCCGAGACCTTCTCGACCGGCATCCTGCCGGCGCTGGTGCTCTGCGCGCTGTTCCTCGCGGTGGCCGGCGGCGCGGACAACGTGAGCAGCGTGTTCCGCGGGACGATCCTCCAGGCCGCCGCGCCCGACGGCATGCGCGGTCGACTGCAGGGCATCTTCATCGTCGTCGTCACCGGCGGTCCCCGTGTCGGTGACCTGTACGCCGGGCTCGTCGTCGCGGCCGGGTTCGCCTACCCGCCCGTGATCGGCGGCGTCCTCATCATCGCGCTGGTCGCCCTGCTGCTCCGGCTGGTCCCGTCGTTCCGTCGGTACGACGCCCTGCACCCCGACGCGAACTGA
- a CDS encoding YihY/virulence factor BrkB family protein gives MSASRERDLRRSGTRAVVRRTYHSVIRHRVVDSAASLTFFALLTVFPTALTVVSLLAVVDQSGDSVADIIGILGVLVRPDTARHLETPLRQLLTLDNPWLGATVGLVLTLWSLSGYATAFGRAMNTAYEVEEGRRIWKFRGMMLLVTLLIMVGGAVAIVILLGTPMISAAIVQQVGWPSWVDELWNVAKWPVLAADLVVMVAVLYTATPNVKTPQLRWVSAGAAFAIGTWAIATVGFAVYVETIGGGNRAYGWLGGALLLLVYLYISNFVLVVGGELDSEVIRMRQLLAGIEADETIRLPLRDVTRNFTLARWRDQDIAAAARVRAAAAELPDDDGPQGEELRRVAGQVRAGERPMP, from the coding sequence ATGTCGGCCAGCCGAGAACGGGACCTGCGCCGCTCGGGTACCCGGGCGGTGGTGCGTCGGACGTACCACTCGGTCATCCGGCACCGGGTCGTCGACTCGGCGGCGTCGCTGACGTTCTTCGCGCTGCTCACGGTGTTCCCGACCGCCCTGACCGTGGTGTCGCTGCTGGCCGTCGTCGACCAGAGCGGCGACAGCGTCGCGGACATCATCGGCATCCTCGGTGTCCTGGTGCGCCCGGACACGGCTCGACACCTCGAGACCCCGCTCCGGCAGCTGCTGACGCTCGACAACCCGTGGCTCGGTGCGACCGTCGGACTCGTCCTGACGCTGTGGTCGCTGTCCGGGTACGCGACCGCGTTCGGCCGGGCGATGAACACCGCCTACGAGGTCGAGGAGGGCCGGCGGATCTGGAAGTTCCGCGGCATGATGCTCCTCGTCACGCTGCTCATCATGGTCGGCGGCGCCGTCGCGATCGTCATCCTGCTCGGCACCCCGATGATCTCCGCCGCGATCGTGCAGCAGGTCGGCTGGCCGTCCTGGGTCGACGAGCTCTGGAACGTCGCGAAGTGGCCGGTGCTCGCCGCGGACCTGGTCGTCATGGTCGCCGTGCTCTACACCGCCACCCCCAACGTGAAGACGCCACAGCTGCGGTGGGTCTCGGCCGGGGCCGCGTTCGCGATCGGCACCTGGGCCATCGCCACGGTCGGCTTCGCGGTCTACGTCGAGACGATCGGCGGCGGCAACCGTGCCTACGGCTGGCTCGGTGGCGCACTGCTGCTGCTCGTGTACCTGTACATCTCGAACTTCGTCCTGGTGGTCGGCGGGGAACTCGACTCCGAGGTGATCCGGATGCGGCAGCTCCTCGCCGGCATCGAGGCCGACGAGACCATCCGGTTGCCGCTCCGCGACGTCACCCGGAACTTCACGCTCGCCCGGTGGCGGGACCAGGACATCGCGGCGGCGGCGCGGGTGCGGGCCGCGGCGGCGGAGCTGCCCGACGACGACGGTCCGCAGGGCGAGGAGCTCCGGCGGGTGGCGGGGCAGGTGCGCGCGGGCGAGCGACCGATGCCCTGA